The genomic interval GTCAACATCTTTTTCAACGGCAATCGCATCAATAACAGCCTTCTCGTTAATATGCTTCGGTAGAGGCAGTTGAACTAGAATCCCGTTGATCGTAGACTGATTGTTCAAACGTTCAATAACAGCAAGTAAATCCTCTTCACTTGTGTCTGCGTCTAAACGATGTACCTCTGAATAAAAACCAAGCTGCTGGCAAGCTTTTTCCTTAGAGCCAACGTAAACTTTTGAGGCAGGATCTTCGCCTACGAGTACGACTGCCAAACCTGGAATAATTCCCTTTTCTTTCAAGGCTGCAGTTTCCGTAATCATCTCCTCACGGATAAGGTCGGATATTTTCTTTCCTTCAATGATTTGTGCACACATAGCTCCAGTCTCCTTTTACATCGATGAATGTTTGATTAATTTCATATCAATTATGATTTTAATTCTTCGATTTCCAAAAGCAATTTTCCAAGTACGCCGTTTACAAACTTGCCGGATTCCTCTGTGCCAAAATGCTTGGCAAGCTCAATCGCTTCATTGATCGTTGCTTTCGGAGGAACATCATCGCGGAATACCATCTCGTACGTAGCAAGCCTTAGAACCTGGCGATCTACGCGGGATAAACGATCAATATGCCAGCCTGTCAAAAATTGCTGAAGCATACCGTCAATGGCTTGCTTATGCTCCATTACGCCAGCTACAATCTCACG from Paenibacillus sp. FSL K6-3182 carries:
- the nusB gene encoding transcription antitermination factor NusB, which codes for MKRRLAREIAISSLYQMEMNEVTASEAVDMLVEEMSLDNEMGADPAEIGSTDAFAREIVAGVMEHKQAIDGMLQQFLTGWHIDRLSRVDRQVLRLATYEMVFRDDVPPKATINEAIELAKHFGTEESGKFVNGVLGKLLLEIEELKS